Below is a window of Equus quagga isolate Etosha38 chromosome 1, UCLA_HA_Equagga_1.0, whole genome shotgun sequence DNA.
CGGGTCTAGACGGGGGAGGGCGGGCGAGGCATGCGTGTCTCGGCCCCAGATTAGGACAACTCAGGCGTGCGGGGTCAGGTGGCCAGCCCTACCTCACTCAGCAAGACGGGTGGCGGCCAAGAATAGCACAGGGCTCCCAGCTGCACCTCGCTTGCTGTAAACGCCCAGCCGCGCCACCCTGCATCTGTCCGATttaaaaaggaaccagaaaataTGAGCCGGGGCAGCCGCGCTTGGACCTAAGTTGGGCTCAGGCCGATGGAGGAACTAATCTCGTCCCCGAGTTCTGGGCTGAGGGACCAGCGGGAAGGCCCTGCCTGGACTGGAGCTGGGCTGCCGTCTGCCAGGACCGATGTCCACTGCGTGGGTGTGCCTCTCTGGACACGGGCACAGAGATGCAGCTCATCGCTCAGACGAGTTTCCTTGCATTTGATAATTTCCGCCGTCCAGGGCCAGGGGGCTGCTGCCGACTTGGATTCAGCGTCGCGTGAGGGGCCTTCTGTGCCGCAGTTAGCAAAAGAATGGAGAAGGGCAGTCTGGTGGAATCGGGGTGTGGAAGGCCGGGGTGGTGTAGCCAAAAAAGCAGTGACAGAGCCTGCTGGAAAGATGGCTGTTTGAAACCAGCCCAGCTCTGCGACTTCCCAGCTGAGTGTCCTTTAGCAAGTCCCTCGGCCCTTTCTGAgggtcagtttcctcatctaggaAAAGGGAAGGACACCACTTGACGTGATGGATGGTGACAGCAAGGGCCAGCGCTCACTCTTCGGCTGTGCTTCTGCAGGATTTAGCTGCGTGCTAACGATGCGGATGGTCCTTTGTGGATGGTGTGTGTGCGTGGTGGCCCATTGCCACCTGCAGCATTTGCCTTCATCCTGCCCAGACCCAGCCAGGAGGGAGACAGTTTCTGTGGGGCCTCCCAGGCAGGACAGATGACGACCAAGAGACAAATCAAGCCAGGTTGAGAGAGGGCCCCTGGGCTATCAGAAATGTCGAGAGGCCTGAGAGCACCCCCAGACATTGCCTTTCTGCACTTCCCAACAAATTGTCTCCCTCCTGGACCCCACTGGGGTCTCCTCTCTGGCCTAGAGGCCTCGCCCACAGTGGGTCAAAGCCCAAAGCAAGGCTGGGCTCTACTAAGACGCGACTTCAGAGGTGGAAGGCAAGCTGTGTGTGGGGTCACAGTGCACCTGCCTGCTTCCCCAGATGTCTTGGAGCGGGTGGGCCTGGCCCAGCCCGGACAGCGGGCTCTCCCAGGTCTCAGCTCCTGGAGGGGACCCCCTGACAGCTGGCTCGAGTCTGGCATCTGTGTCTCATCTCAGCCAGGGACTTCTAAATTTAACCTGCTATCAGCTCGAGAGGCTGGAGGGCTTCCATCATGTGACTAAAGGCCCCTTGGAATCCACTTTACTCATAACCAGCCTCCCTGCACGTTCCCCTCCCAAATGTGAGCCCCAACTGCAGGCTGCCGTCTGAGCATCCTCACTCCGTGCGTGTCAGCGTGCAGATTCCAGCGCCTGAGCAACTTCAGCTTTATCCTCAGAGGATCCAGTTCAGCCTTCTCCTGCCGTGGGCTGGGCCTGCACCCTGCTCtctgttcacacacacacacacacacacacacaccatggtcTCTCACAGGCAGAGCTCAGGAGCCGACTCTGTAACCGAAAGCCAAACCACGACAGTGAACTGCACCACCCATAAGCCATCTGGGTGGAGGGCGGCCGGCCGAGCCTGTTATGCAATTTCCTGCTCTGGTGTCTCGGACTGGGAGACAGGATGCAGAATGCCGTTGGGTTGCTGCAATGTGGAAAACCcagagaagaaactgagtccCCAGGGCCCCAAGGGCATGGCGGCCTCTGGTCCTCCGTGACAGTGCCGAGGGGCTGCCGCCCACCCAGGCGACGAGCCTGTGGCCTGCAGCTGAcccagcagcccctcctccaagGGAATGAGCCTGGCTCACTGTGGGCAGTGGGAGAAGTGACCACACAAAAACTTCCTGTGGGGGGCGGAAGGCATTTCCTGCCCTGGAACCCAGGATGGAGGGAGCGAAGGCGTGGGGCCTTCTTCAGAATAAGAACTGACACTTATTGAGCACCGAACAGACGTTCCGCAGCGACTTGCCGAGGGCGAGCGCGCATGCTGAGGGTTTGACCTGCGGCTcgcatcctggctctgcctccccccAGGTGCATGGCCTTGCAGCGTCTCAACCTCTGCTCCCCCTCAATgtactcatctgtgaaatgggctcaTGAGAACACCcggtgttgtgaggattcagtgagttaaCACCCAGGAGCTGGGTAGACCCATGTGTCCTCACCGCCTCAGCTAGGAGGCAGCTGCTCAGAGAACCCGCATTTTCCATACAAGGTAAGGGGGGCTCAGAGGGGCTCGGCATCCTGCCCAAACTCATGCATATGGCCTTGAACCCATGGTCCACCTTCAACGCCCCCACCCACTCCAGGACCTCGGGGCTCCCCCACCTCCCGTCTTCTCCTAACAAGGTTCTGAGAAGAAAGTGTTTACTCTGGTGCTCTGACCCCTGCAGCCCCCTTTGCTCAGCTCTGACCGCGGGCAGGGCGCAGGGCCATGTTCTAGACTGACCTTGTCCTAGCAGCTGCGTCTCCATGTGAAGACAGGGATGCAGGTCCGATCTACACACTAATCCCCCTTGTCATATGGGTTTTGACTCTTTGCCAAAAAGCCACGCTGCCCCCCAtgtcctggctcctcctccacaCGCGGCAGCAGCCAAGGGTCCTTGCAGTGGGCACTAAGGTCCCAGGGCTGTGGCCAGCCTCCTCCCGGGCTCTTCCTAGGCCCTTAGCCCCAGAACCTCCAGGCTCCAGCCGAATACCCACCCCTCAAATACGTTCACTCCTGTGGCCAGAAATACAGAGCTGTCGACCCCAAAATGAACCGCCACTTCAGAAACATCCAGATCCTAGCCAAGCCtactttaaaattactttttatttctctttgtgaatatttgttttaaaaaaaggttcattttacattttcttcaagaGTCTTGTGCCTCCTGGTAAATGCATTGGTTTGTTTTCACAGTACTCTCCACGACCACGAAGGTCCTTATTGCTGGAGGAGTGTGTCCACGCCAGGGAAGGGGGACACCAGAGGGATCGGGGTCCCAGGCGAGATGCCTGGGGTCTGTGCTCCTGACACAAGGGAGGAGGCCGAGGGACCAGACCCAAGCTAGGCCGAGCATCCTTGGCTGGGCCTGCAGCCCTGTCTCCAGAAAGGCCGGGGTGGcgggacagagagaaaggggcaagGAGGTAGGCGGGTAGGAGGAGCCAGGGAGCGCGGGGAGCTGGGGCCCAGGCATGCGGTGGGCCGGGCAAGGCAGCCAGAGCAGCATCGCTCCCCTCCAAGCACACGGCACTGTGCCCCTGCCATGCGGGCTCGCTCACTCAGGAAGTGTGGGTCTTGGGGACTCTGCCCCAAGACAGCTCAGTTCACCCCTCCCTGTTCTttcctgtgcccaccccctaccccagtAAGAACCCCTGAGCAGTGACCCAGCCCCAAACCACAACTCCGGCTTCCTGACCCCTCGTGCAGGGCCCTTTCTCCTTTTTAGTGCAAGAAAGACCTGAGTGCAGAGAAGGACCATTCCTCAGGAGGCCAGGTCCTGTCCCCGGAAGCTGGACACTGtcaccctgctccctcccaggcccGCCCCCAGAGGTTGGGGCAGGGACACACCATTCCCctcacttggcctctctgggtGGCAGGGTGTCTGTACACACCACGGGGAACCGGCAGCTTCCAGGGGGTTCCTGGGCCTGACAGCGGTGTTCCCCAAGCACCACGCCAGCGGCCGGCAAGGCAAAGCTGCTTCCAGTCCAGTCATTCCAGGACAGCTGCGCGCCTCCCGTCGGGAGCCGGGCTCGGAGCGGCACTGGACGTTAAGCACCCCTGAATAAATACAGTGTCATGTGGATGAAGGACTAGAGCGAGGCTTAGGTGACCCCAGCCCTCCCACGTTGTCACGGGGACTCCTACCAGTGGCTCATCTACAGCAgaaatggattatttttcttttctgacagtTTTCTGTGCTTGATGATGATTCGTTTGAATGCGGGGCCTGGGTGATATAGCTGTGGGTTTGGCAAGCCTGGAGGAAGGGGGCTCCAGTGGGTGCCCCCCACAGCTCAGGCGAGCAGCCTTCAGGGCAGACATTGCTAAGAAAGCTCGGCGACGCTGGGGACCAATTCGAGGGCTCCAGGAGCCGAGGGAGGGTGGCCCTTGAGGACCAGCCATGCTGCCAGACCAGCCTCCAGGGTGGCTCCAATGCCTGCCATCCATGGGCCCACTgatgccccagccctgggccctggttGACTCACTTGAGGATAAGCAGCAGGGGAgagcctgccctctgcccccccAGGCTCCCCAGATCCAGGAACGCCTGTCCGTGGGGGCCCCCTTCACAGCTCCCCCTCCTCCAGTGCTGTGAGCCCATCTGAAGCCCCCAGAGCACCTGGGAGCATGTCCCCTGAGAAGGAGCCAGGAAGGAAGTGCATGCCTTTCTTACCTTTGAACCAAAACTGGGTCAAGGTGGCTGCGTGTCTGGGACCAGTGTGGGTGGACAAGGAAAAGCCGTGCACTGAGCTGTGCGGGCAGACCCACCTGCGGATGGGTGCTGAGGACTGAGGCAGAAAGTTCCCTGGGCTCAACCTCCACCTCAcaggcccctccctctctcctgggccCACCCAAGGCAAGTGAAGGCTGCGAGAGAGGAGAGAAGCGGCCACAGAGCTCACAGCCCTGCCTTCTCTGCAGGGGCGGGGATTCTGCCTGGGCTGAGAGAAGGGGCTCTTGAGGCAGAGTCTGTGGTTCCGTTTCTGCTGAAATAAGGAGTAAGCAGCTGGTTTTAGGTCTAAATCTGTACCCCTGCCCCACACCCAAGACACCGGGGAGAAGGGGCTCCAAGGCACCTTCCTCTCACCCCTGAtccagccccctccctcacctccagcgGAGATGAAAAGTCCAGTAGAAAAGAGATCCTGCTTTCTTTGTctgctgtgggtttttttcctttaaattcagCTTAAGGCAAAAGTTTGGCAAAGCAAGTCTGCATAAGGCCGCATGACAGAGGGCGAGAGAGAGCTGCCGCGGGGCGGCCCGACACTGTCACAAACCAGCGACGACGGCGCTCGGACCAGCCTCAGCGtcagctcctccttcccccccTCCCTTGAACCTCCTAGAGAGgcgtttaaaaaaaaagaactgaaaaagcaGTTGTTTCGGGGAGTCTGTTGCAAGAGAATGGCTGAAATtgtgagaaaggagagggagggagacccaAGGTGACACTGAAGGGCGCACGTGGGGCTGGTCTGTCCCGGCTGGGTCTCCCCCTCCCCGCCAAGAAGCAGGGTCCTCGGAGGGGCGGGGAGGCCCTCCCGGGGGGCATTCGCACAGTGAGGGCCGCCCGCCGGAGCAGGTAGAGTGGTTGTGTTTCGCTGAATGACTGAGAGTCCGCGTGGGTTTTGTTGGAGCAGAATTATTATTTGAGTCTAACCTAGCGGGGCGCCCTGGCCGTCACCAGTGCTTGGGCGGGATCACCACCAGCGGCAGCCCGTACTTGGGCCGCCACATGAGGACCTGAGCGTCGTTGGCGTTGGGCTTGACCAGGGCGTTGGGCGGGATCGGCTCGTTCTTGCTCAGGATTTTGGGCTGGTCCTGGGTGACGGGCTCCCGCAGCCTGGCACGCTGGCCCAGGGGCCGCGTCGGGTTCACCTCGATGCTAAGCTGCATGTGCCAGTGCAGCGTGTGCAGAACGATCATGTCGTTTGTCGTGGTGTTGCTGGCCACCAGCCACGTGGTGAAGCTCTGGTTCCGGTAGATGTTGGTCAGTCTGGCCACGTTGCTTTCGCTGACGGGCACGGCCCACGTGACGCTGGGGTAAAAGTTGTCATTCATACTGATGATGAACTTGGAGTCTCTCTTGGTGGGGCCCATGACGGTGCACGTCTCCGTGGTGTTGCCGTACCAGGGGTAGTTCACCCCGTCTGAGTCGCTGATGGCCTCAATCTTGCCTTCCTGGAGGTCGGGGAGCTCCCAGCTGGACCTGAGGACCGGAAGGATAGTTTACTCCGTCAGCCACCCACAAGGCTTTTCTGTGTCCCTTGTGTCCATAAGACTTAACCTCCAGGGCGACCAGACAGTAAACAGACACCCAACATCATGTCAGGTGAACTGGGGCTCCCCCAGACATAGCCCCCGTCAGAAACCACATCCTGTTTTCTCGCCTCATCTCAATTCAGTCTCCCCCCTGAAACCGTGGTAGACGGGGCTGCATCCCAGCTGGGTGCCCATGAGCAGATGTGTCACATGGAGGGGGCTGGTGGTGGTAAACAGTAATGGGGAGCCCTGACATGTGCTGCGTCCCCTACCCCGTGTGGCCCAGCAGCTGGCAGGAGAGCCACACGCAGCCCTCTGaccttggggctgaggtggggcAACTCTTCCGGGCCACACAGCTCATCAGGGTGGGTCTGGATGGGCACTCAGGTCAGCCCAGCCTCTCTGGCCCACATGCCCCCCTCACCACCGGGTGGCAATGAGTTGCTTTCTCTCACTTCAGGGGCTGACGGGAGGCTTGAGGGCCCAGAGGGTGTGGGGTCAGCACATCTGAGAATGATTCCCAGCCCCTCCATTGACCAGCATGTGGCCTGGGGCAGAtgcctgccctctctgagcttcagtgtccttgCCCACGAAAGgcagggctccagcctctccctccccgcCCTGGGGCAAGGGGAGTAGGAGCCAGGGTCCTCTGCTCCGGGTCTGGCCCCTCACCACCCCATGTCTCCTTCACCACCTGGGGGCCTGGCTCCCTAGACCGCCA
It encodes the following:
- the FAM78A gene encoding protein FAM78A yields the protein MPSFLWDCWPSLEIRAVLCAMGCIQSIGGKGRVFREGITVMDVKASIDPIPTSIDESSSVVLRYRTPHFRASAQVVLPPIPKKETWVVGWIQACSHMEFYNQYGDQGMSSWELPDLQEGKIEAISDSDGVNYPWYGNTTETCTVMGPTKRDSKFIISMNDNFYPSVTWAVPVSESNVARLTNIYRNQSFTTWLVASNTTTNDMIVLHTLHWHMQLSIEVNPTRPLGQRARLREPVTQDQPKILSKNEPIPPNALVKPNANDAQVLMWRPKYGLPLVVIPPKHW